Below is a genomic region from Enterobacteriaceae endosymbiont of Donacia cinerea.
AAAGCATGTTTATTTATTTTACTTATTTTTGCAATAATCATTTTTTTTTTTGTAATATTTAATGACATTCTAAAATTATTGCACTCCTATTTTTTAGTAAAAACTATGATTGTAATATAAAAAAAATTTTTGTAAAGTAAAATATTAATTGATTAAATTCATACAATCTTTAGTAATTTCCATAGAAATACCCATAGTTGATGATATATATATTTTTTTAATATAATTACCTTTTAATTGTGTTGGTTTATATTTCTTTAAGATTTTTAATAAAGTTTGTAAATTTTCCTTAATCTTATTATTTTCAAAATTAATTCTTCCTATACTTACATGAATAATACCATTTTTATCATTACGAAAATTAATTTGTCCATTACATATTTTTTTTATTATTTTAGATACATTATTTGTTATTGTTCCTAATTTAGGATTAGGCATTAAACCCTTAGGTCCTAAAATAGGTCCTAATTTACTAACAATATCCATAGCTTCTGGTGTTGATATTACTATATCAAAATTCTTTTCACCATTAGTAATCTTTTTTGATAAATCATTCATTCCAATTAATTCTATTCCTAATTCTTTTGCCTTAATTGCTTCTTTACCACTAGCAAAAACTGCAAATTTTATTTTTTTACCATTACCATAAGGTAAACTAACATTCCCTCTAATATTTTGTTCTGTCTTTTTTGTATTTATACCTAAATTAATAGAAATATCAATACTTTCAATAAATTTTACTTTACTTAAAGTTTTTAAATTATTAATAGCATCTTCAATAGAAAATTGATTTTTTAAATTTATATTTTTTAACATTAAATCCATACGTTTTGTTAATTTTCCCATTATTTAATCCTCAATAATTAATCCCATAGAAAGTGCGGTACCTTTTATAGAAGACATCATAGATTTAATATTTACTCCATTCATATCAATATATTTAATTTCAGCAATTTTACGAATTTGATCTTGTGTAATTACACCAATTTTTTCTATTTTTGGTTTATTTGATCCTTTTTTAATTCCAAGTATTTTTTTTATTATTGCAGATACTGGAGGAGTTTTAGTAATAAATGTAAAAGTTTTATCAACATAAATTGTAATTACTACTGGTATAGGCATACCTTTTTCTAAATTACTAGTTTTTGAATTAAAAATTTTACAAAAATTCATAATATTCACACCATGTTGTCCTAATGCAGGCCCAATAGGTGGACTAGGATTAGCGTTACCAGCTGGTACTTGTAATCTTACATAAGTTTTAATTTTTTTTGCCATAGATTTTTCTCAGTTAATTAATATTTATCCTTTTTCTACTTGACGAAAATCTAATTCTACAGGAGTAGATCTTCCAAAAATTGATACAGAAACTTTTAATCTACTTTTCTCATAATCTACTTCTTCTACTGTTCCATTAAAATCAGAAAAAGGTCCATCTTTTACTCTAATTATTTCTCCTGGATCAAATATTGTTTTTGGTCTAGGTTTATCTCCAATTTTTTGTAAACGGCTTATAATTATATTTACTTCTTTATCACTAATAGGTAAAGGGTTATCAGATTTTCCTCCAATAAAACCTAAAACTTTAGGTATACTACGTACTAAATGCCAACTTAATTCTTGCATCATCATATGAATTAATATATATCCTGGGAAAAATTTTCGATCACTTTTATATTTTTGACCTCCACGTATTTCAACTATAGCCTCAGTAGGAACTAAAATTTTACCAAAATAATTATCCATATTATGAATTTTAATATATTCTTTTAATGATTGAACTATACGATGTTCAAAACCAGAACGAGCTTGAATAACATACCATTTTTTTTTTAAAGATTTATTCATTATTATAACCTCGTTCCAGTTAAAAATGATATTAAATAAATTAAAAAATTATCTAATATAAAAAAAATAATAGAAATTATTGTAATAATTAATATTATTACTAATGATGTATTCCAGGTATTTTTATAAGAAGGCCATATAACTTTACGAGCTTCTATTCGTGCATAATATATAAAAGAAAATAATTTTTTACCTGTATTTGTAAATGATATAATAAATATTATTAATGTTAATATAGAAAAAACCCAAACTAAACGAATAGATAAATTTATATTTTGATAATTATAATTTAATACTAAAATAGTAATTAATAAAATTATACTAATAAACCATTTTATGGTATCTGTAACATATTTATTTACATTTTTTTTAAATTCTATAATATTCATTATATATTAACCAAAAAAAACTAATATAGAATAATATATAAATTATAAAGAAACTTTACTAATAATTTATTAATTATTTTAACATTTAAAAAAAAGAATCAAAGGGAGTATTTTCCCTTATCTTCTTTTATATTTATTATTTATTGTAAAACTTTAGTAACAACTCCAGCACCAACTGTACGACCTCCTTCACGAATAGCAAAACGTAAACCATTAGTCATTGCTATAGGATAAATTAATGTAACAATCATATTAATATTATCCCCAGGCATAACCATTTCTATATTAGAAGATAACTCTATAGTTCCTGTTACGTCTGTAGTTCTAAAATAAAATTGAGGACGATATCCTTTAAAAAAGGCTGTATGTCTTCCACCTTCATCTTTAGATAAAATATAAACTTCTGCTTCAAATTTAATATGTGGGGTAATTGATCCTGGTTTAGCTAAAACTTGTCCTCTTTCTATATCTTCTCTTTTAATACCCCTAAGAAGAATCCCCACATTTTCACCTGCACGTCCTTCATCTAATAATTTACGAAACATCTCTACACCAGTACAAATAGATTTTATAGTATTTCTAATACCTATAATTTCTACTTCTTCTCCTACTTTTATAATACCTCTTTCTACTCTTCCTGTTACTACTGTTCCTCTACCTGATATTGAAAAAACATCTTCTATGGGTAATAAAAAAGGTTTATCAATTGCTCTTATAGGATTAGGAATATAAGTATCTAAAGAATTTGTTAATTCAATAATTTTTTCTTCCCATTTTTTATCACCCTCAAGAGCTTTCAAAGCTGATCCTTGAATAATAGGAGTAGTGTCTCCGGGGAAATTATATTGTGTTAATAAATCACGTACTTCCATTTCTACTAATTCTAATAATTCTTCATCATCAACCATATCACATTTATTAAGAAAAACTATAATATAGGGGACTCCTACTTGTCTTGCTAATAAAATATGTTCTCTAGTTTGTGGCATAGGACCATCTGTTGCTGCAACTACTAATATAGCCCCATCCATTTGTGCTGCTCCAGTAATCATGTTTTTTACATAATCAGCATGTCCTGGACAATCTACATGAGCATAATGTCTATTTTTAGTATCATATTCAACATGGGATGTATTGATTGTTATACCTCTTGCTTTTTCTTCTGGAGCATTATCAATTTGATCAAAAGCTTTTGCTGATCCACCATATTTTTTAGATAAAACAGTGGTTATTGCTGCTGTTAAAGTTGTTTTTCCATGATCAACATGTCCTATAGTACCAACATTAATATGTGGTTTAGAACGTTCAAATTTTTTTTTAGACACAGATTAATATCCTTCTAAATAAATTAATATATTAAATATTATTAAAATTTTATGATTTAGATCTAGATTCAATAATTATTTTTGCAATACTATCAGGTGCTTTAGTATATTTTAAAAATTCCATAGTATATGATGCTCTTCCTTGACTATAAGAACGTAAATCAGTAGCATAACCAAACATTTCTGATAAAGGGACACAAGCACGTATAGTTTTTCCAGTAGGAATATTATTCATACCCTCTATAATTCCTCTTCTACGATTTAAATCTCCAATAACATCTCCCATATATTCTTCAGGAGTTTCAACTTCTACTTTCATTATAGGTTCAAGTAGAATAGGATTAGCTTTTTTAAATGCATTTTTGAATGCAATTGCAGCAGCTAATTTAAAAGCTAATTCAGAAGAATCTACATCATGATAGGAACCATAATGAAGTCTTACTGAAATATTTACCACAGGATAACTTGCCATAGGACCAGATTTTAATTGTTCTTGAATACTTTTATCTATTGCTGAAATGTATTCACTAGGTATTACACCACCTTTTATATCATTAGTAAATAAATAACCTATATTATTTTTTTGGGATTTTAATGGAGCAATATCTATTACTACATGACCATATTGTCCTCTTCCTCCAGTTTGTTTAATATATTTTCCTTCTATATTATTTATGTTATTTTGTATAGTTTCACGATAAGAAACTTGTGGTTTTCCAATATTGGCAGATACATTAAATTCTCTTCTCATTCTATCTACAATAATTTCTAAATGTAATTCACCCATACCAGCAATAATTGTTTGATTTGTTTCTTCATTTGTCCAACTTTTTAATGAAGGATCTTCTTTAATAAGACGATTTAAAGCTAGACCCATTTTTTCTTGATCTATTTTAGTTTTAGGTTCTATTGCAATAGAAATAACAGGTTCTGGAAATTCCATAGTTTCTAAAATAATACATTTATTAATATCACATAATGTATCTCCTGTTGTTACATTTTTTAATCCAATTGCTGCCGCAATATCTCCAGCATATACTTTTTTTATTTCTTCTCTTTTATTAGCATGCATTTGAACAATTCTACCAATACGTTCTTTTTGTTTTTTTATAGAATTATATATAGTTTCTCCACTACTAATAGTTCCAGAATATACTCTAAAAAAAGTTAAATTTCCAACAAAAGGATCATTAGCAATTTTAAAAGCTAATGCAGAAAATAGTTCGTTATCATCAGTATCACGAGTTACAAGAATTTTTTTTTCATTATTAGATATTCCTTGAATTGGAGGAATATCTTTAGGGGATGGTAAATAATCAATTATTGCATCTAATAATGCTTGTACTCCTTTGTTTTTAAAAGCAGAACCACATGTTATTAAAGTAATTTCATTATTTAAAACTCTTTTTCTTAAAGAAGATTTAATTTCTTGTATGGAAATTTGATTTCCATTAAAATATTTTTCTAATAATATTTCATTAGATTCTACAGCTGTTTCTATTAATTTTTGATTCCAAAATTCAGCTTCTTTTTTCATATTTAAAGGTATATTTGTATAATTACAACTTATTCCTTTGTCTTTTTCATTCCAATTTAGAGCTTTCATTTGTATTAAATCAATTATACCGGTAAATTTTTGTTCAGAACCTATAGGTAATTGTAGTAGAACAGTTTCTGTTAATAAATTATTTTCTATTTGTTGAATTACTTTTGTAAAATTTGCCCCCATTCTATCCATTTTATTTATAAAAGCAATTCTAGGTACTTTATATTTATTAGCTTGCCTCCATACTGTTTCTGATTGAGGTTGTACTCCTCCTACAGCACAATAAATCATAACAACTCCATCTAATATTCTCATAGAGCGTTCTACTTCAATTGTAAAATCTACATGTCCCGGTGTATCAATGATGTTAATTCTATGTGATTTATATTGATTAAACATTCCTGACCAAAAAGTTGTGGTAGCAGCTGAAGTAATTGTAATACCTCTTTCTTGTTCTTGTTCCATCCAATCCATTGTAGCGGCACCATCATGAACTTCTCCTATTTTATGATTTACTCCTGTATAGAATAAAATTCTTTCTGTTGTAGTTGTTTTTCCAGCATCAATATGTGCGCTAATACCAATATTACGGTATCTTGTTATAGGAGTTTTTCGACCCATATATTTATTCCTCTATTTTATTATATAAAAAAATTTAAAATTATAATAATATTATTTTAATAAAATATTAAATGTTAAATATTGATTTAGCTACGCATATTCTATTGATTAATTGATTCATTTTATTTTAAATTTAAATTATTTAAATTTTCTTTTAAATTAATGTTTTACCAACGATAATGAGCAAAAGCTTTATTAGCTTCTGCCATTTTATGTATTTCTTCACGTTTTTTAACAGCATTTCCTTTATTTTCTAAAGCATCTAATAATTCATTAGTTAATTTTAAAATCATAGATTTTTCATGTCTTTTCCTTGCAGCATTAACTAACCAACGCATAGCTAAAGTATTTCTTCTTATTGGTCTAATCTCAACAGGTACTTGATATGTTGATCCACCTACTCTTCTGGATTTTACTTCAACTATAGGTTTTACATTTTCTAATACATTTAGAAAAACATCTATTTCTTTTTTACCTATTTTTTTTTTTATTATACTTAATGCAGAATAAACAATAGACTCTGCAATAGATTTTTTACCATTTATCATAAGTATATTAATAAATTTAGCTAATAAATCTGATTCAAATTGAGGATCTGGTAATATTTTTCTCTGACTAATTATTCTTCTACGAGGCATAGAAATTGACTCCATTTTTTAATAACACTTGAATAAATATAAATAAAAAATGATATTTAATAATTTTATTTAGGTTTTTTTGCTCCATATTTTGATCTACCTTGTTTTCGATCTTTTACTCCAGTACAATCTAAAGCGCCTCTAACAGTATGATATCTAACTCCAGGTAAATCTTTTACTCTACCTCCTCTTATTAAAATTACAGAGTGTTCTTGTAAGTTATGTCCTTCTCCTGAAATATAAGAAGTTACTTCAAAACCATTTGTTAATCTTACTCTACATACTTTTCGTAAAGCAGAATTTGGTTTTTTGGGAGTTGTTGTGTATACTTTTGTACATACACCTCTTTTTTGAGGTGCAGAATTTAAAGCAGGTACATTTGTTTTAACTATTTTTCGTTTTCTATTTTTTCTAACTAATTGATTAATTGTTGCCATATTTTTTCCTAAATTTAAAATATTATATTTAATATTAAATATTTTATTATAAATAATTACCATATTATTTGTTTTTTGTTTTTTATAATTAAACTAACAAATTTTATATAATTTATTCTTATAATTTTTTCTGAAATATTTAAACTCAAACCTCTGGCCAATATATCATCATTTATTGCAAATATTAATATTTTAATTTTTTGTTTTTTTTTAATGATTTCTTTCATAAAAATACTATTTTTTAATCCAGCTAATACTCCATCTTGAATTAATAATAAGTTATCATTTTTATTTAGAATATTTAATAATAAAGAAAAATTACAAGATGCTGGTGAACTAAATAAGGTATATAACATATAAAAAAAGATTTTATTGAACTAAAAGTTAAGAATTATATTATAATTATTAATTTTTTTGTACCATATTAATGGATCTATAATTTTAACTGGTATAATCCAGTTATTATTTTTTAATCCTAATATTTTTAAAGATTTTGAACAAACAAAATATTTTTTAATATTACATAATTTTAAAATACTAAAACTAATATTATAATTTTTTAATAAAAATTCTTTTGGTTTTTGTTGTTTTTTTATTTGTAAAATCCCATCTCCTATAAAAAATAAAGCTATATCCTCAGTTAATGAGGATATAGAAATTACAGTATCAAGTCCTTCTTTACCAAGACTATTTCCATAAGGAGATGTTGAAAATATAAATGCTATTTTATTCATTAAAATTGAACTAAGTGATCACAAGTTAATATTAATTTTGTAAATGTACTTAAAGTAGTTATTTTAAAGTTAGTATCAATAATATTATTGATTTCTTTTTTAAAACCAAAAAAATTATTTTTATAAAAACTATTTTTTTCTTCTAAAATTAAACCTCTTTTTTTAGCAGAAGTAATACATATATATAAATTAATATGATGTTTTATACTTAATTTTTTCCAAGAATTAATTAAATTGAATTCATCATTATTAAATTTTATATTTTTATTAGCATTACATACTCCATTTCGATAAAAAAAAATATTTTTTACTATATTCTTTGTTTGTATTACTGCTTTAGTAAATAAATATGCAGAATAAGCATTCTGATTACTATATGGAGCTTCTGTAACTAATATTACAAAGATCATGTTATTAAAAATCCAAAAATATTTTTATATTAAAATTTATTTTAAATAAATATTAAAATATTTATTTTTTAGATATTGAATCTTTAATATCTAAAAGTTCAATTTCAAATATTAAGGTAGAATTAGTTGGTATTCCAGAAATTATTTCTGAACCATAAGCTAATTTTGGAGGTACAACTAATGTTATTTTACCACCTTTTTTAATATATTTTAAACCTTCTTTCCAACCATCTATTACTTGTTGTAAAATAATAAATAAAGGTTTGTTTGGTTCTGTATTATCAAATTCAGTGCCATCAATTAATTTTCCTGTATATTTAATAACAATAATTTGATTATTATTTGTAATTTTTTTACCAGAACCCATTTTATTAATTTTATATACTAATCCACTTTTACTTTTTTTTACATTTTTTCTTTTTAAAAATTTTTTAATATATTTTTGACCTATTTTTTCATTTATTTTAGATTCATCTTGAGTTTCATCTGGAGTCATAACATCTTTTGTATGTGAATCATATAATTGTAAGGCTATATCAATTTCATTATCAGAAAGTTTATATTTTCCATCTAAAGAATCAGATACACCTTGAAGAATTAGTTTTCTATTTAATATTATTTTTAATATTTTTTGTGTTTGATATGTATTAGTTAAATGTTTTCCTATTATAACTCCTAGAGCATAGGAAATTTTATCATTATCATCTTTAAAAAAGATTTCTTTTTTTTTCTTTTTTATATTTTGTTTTTTTTTTTGATTTTTTATTTTTTTTTTAATAATATTTTTAGATTTATTTTTATTCCACCATGACACATTATTTAATGTAAATGCATTTGCATTTGTAGTAGATATATTTAATCCGATACTTAAAAGCAATATAATAAATATTGATACTTTTTTAGTAAAAAATTTCATTTTTTCTCCAAAATTTTTTGGTAAGATTAAAAATAATAGTACATTATAATATATATATATAAAATAAGATAATAAATTATCTTATTTTATATAAATATTACTTTTAATAGAATTAAAAAACAAGTTAAAATATTAATTTTTATAAAAAATTAAATTAATAATTTTAACATTCTTCTTAATGGTTCTGATGCCCCCCAAAGTAATTGATCACCTACTGAAAAAATTGAGAAACAATTTTTATCTATATTTAATTTTTTTATTCTGCCAACAAGTATATCTAATTTACCATTAATAAAAGAAGGAGTAAGATAATTAATAGTATCATCAAAATTATTTGATATAATTTTAATCCATTTATTATGAGAATTAATAAGATAATGAATATTATCTATAGATAAATTTTTATTTAATTTAATTGTAAATGATTGACTATGTGAGCGTAAAGTAGCAACTCTAACACATAATCCATCAATTGGAATGATTTTTGTTGTGTTTAAAATTTTGTTAGTTTCAAATTGTCCTTTCCATTCTTCTTTTGTTTGTCCACTATTATTTATTTTTTTATCTATCCATGGAATTACATTATTAATTAAAGGAACATGAAAATAATTTTTAGGAAATTTAGAAGAATACATTTGTTTTGAAATTTCTTGTTCTATACTTAGAATATTATCATTAAAAGAATTTTTTTTAATTAAATTAGTTATATTTTTAGATATATATTGCATTTGTAAAATAAGCTCTTTCATAAATTTTGCACCAGCTCCTGATGCTGCTTGATATGTAGATACAGAAATCCAATCAACTAAATTATTTTTAAATAACCCTCCTAGAGCCATTAACATTAAACTAACAGTACAATTTCCTCCTACAAAAGTTTTTACTCCCATATTTAATTTTTGTTGTATATGTTCTAAATTAACAGGATCTAAAATAATAACGGCATCTTCTAAGGTTCTTAAATTAGAAGCCGCATCTATCCAATAACCATTCCATCCTATTTGACGTAATTTAAAATAAATTTTATTTGTATATTCACTTCCTTGACATGTTACAATTATATCTAATTCAAATAATTTTTCAAAATCATAAGCATTTTCTAATTTAATATTTTTATTTTTTATATTAAAATGATTAATATATTCTCCATATTGAGAAGTACTAAAAAAAATAGCATTAATATTATTAAAATCTTTTTTTTTTAACATTCTATTTATAAGAACTGATCCTACCATCCCTCTCCAACCAATAAACCCAACTTTTTTCATTATTCCCTCTTATAAAATCATATTTTGTTGTTTAATTTATTATGTTAATGTTATATAAAAATATTCTCTAATATTAGAATATTAAATATAATAAAACATTAAAAGAAATATGTAATATAAATAAGTATTTTTTTTAATTTGTTAAATTTATTTTAAAAAAATAAATATTTAAAAAATTTATAATAAATTTTTTTATTAAACTAAAATTATTTAATTTATCTTCCAATTAATTGGTTTTTTTTTTTTTAAAATAAGATATTTGTTTGTTTTAGAAAAATGTTTACAAAAATAAAACCCTTTATAGAATGATAAAGGAGATGGATGTGACGTAGTTAAAACTAAATTTTTTGATGTTATAAAACTTATTTTTTTTTTAGCATATGTCCCCCATAATAAGAAAACAATGTTATTGTAATTCATATCTATTATTTTTATTACATTATTTGTAAAAATTTCCCAACCAATATTAGCATGAGATTGAGGTTTATTTTTTTCTACAGTTAGTATTGAATTTAATAACATTACTCCCTCATTAACCCAATTTATTAAATATCCATGATTAGGAATTATAAATTCAGGTATGTCTAATTTTAAAGCTCTATAAATATTTTTTAATGTAGGAGGAATAGTTATATTAGGCATAACTGAAAAAGCAAAACCATTAGCTTGATTAAAACCATAATAAGGATCTTGACCTATAATTACTACTTTTAAATTATTAAAATTTATTTTTTTAAAAATATTAAAAATATATTTTTTTTTAGGATAAATAATTTTATTATTTTTAATATCTTTATTAATTTTTTGAATTAATTTTATAAAATAATGTTTTTTTTTTTCTTGTTGAAAAAAATTTTTCCATATAAAAATTTTATTATTCATAATAATATTTAATTTGTAAAAATATAAATTTATGTAATTCTACAAAAATATTATATAATATTTTTGTAAAAAACAAATTTTTTATATTTTAATCCTTGTTTTTAATATTTTATTAAAAATTATAATTTTAAGGAGTATAAAATGAACTATTATGAAATAGTTTTAATGATTAATCCAAATCAAAGTGATCAAATAAATAATATTATTAAATATTATAAAAAATTTATTTTAAAAAATGATGGTTTTATTTCAAGATTTGAAGATTGGGGGAGAAGACAATTATCTTATCCTATACTAAAATTACATAAAGCTCATTATATACTAATGAATATTACATTAAATAATATTAATATAATAAAAAATCTTGAAAAAAGTTTAAGAATTAATGAATATATTATAAGATATCTCATAATAAGAACCAAAACAGAAAGAAAAAATATATCTTGTA
It encodes:
- the fusA gene encoding elongation factor G, which translates into the protein MGRKTPITRYRNIGISAHIDAGKTTTTERILFYTGVNHKIGEVHDGAATMDWMEQEQERGITITSAATTTFWSGMFNQYKSHRINIIDTPGHVDFTIEVERSMRILDGVVMIYCAVGGVQPQSETVWRQANKYKVPRIAFINKMDRMGANFTKVIQQIENNLLTETVLLQLPIGSEQKFTGIIDLIQMKALNWNEKDKGISCNYTNIPLNMKKEAEFWNQKLIETAVESNEILLEKYFNGNQISIQEIKSSLRKRVLNNEITLITCGSAFKNKGVQALLDAIIDYLPSPKDIPPIQGISNNEKKILVTRDTDDNELFSALAFKIANDPFVGNLTFFRVYSGTISSGETIYNSIKKQKERIGRIVQMHANKREEIKKVYAGDIAAAIGLKNVTTGDTLCDINKCIILETMEFPEPVISIAIEPKTKIDQEKMGLALNRLIKEDPSLKSWTNEETNQTIIAGMGELHLEIIVDRMRREFNVSANIGKPQVSYRETIQNNINNIEGKYIKQTGGRGQYGHVVIDIAPLKSQKNNIGYLFTNDIKGGVIPSEYISAIDKSIQEQLKSGPMASYPVVNISVRLHYGSYHDVDSSELAFKLAAAIAFKNAFKKANPILLEPIMKVEVETPEEYMGDVIGDLNRRRGIIEGMNNIPTGKTIRACVPLSEMFGYATDLRSYSQGRASYTMEFLKYTKAPDSIAKIIIESRSKS
- the tuf gene encoding elongation factor Tu, with the protein product MSKKKFERSKPHINVGTIGHVDHGKTTLTAAITTVLSKKYGGSAKAFDQIDNAPEEKARGITINTSHVEYDTKNRHYAHVDCPGHADYVKNMITGAAQMDGAILVVAATDGPMPQTREHILLARQVGVPYIIVFLNKCDMVDDEELLELVEMEVRDLLTQYNFPGDTTPIIQGSALKALEGDKKWEEKIIELTNSLDTYIPNPIRAIDKPFLLPIEDVFSISGRGTVVTGRVERGIIKVGEEVEIIGIRNTIKSICTGVEMFRKLLDEGRAGENVGILLRGIKREDIERGQVLAKPGSITPHIKFEAEVYILSKDEGGRHTAFFKGYRPQFYFRTTDVTGTIELSSNIEMVMPGDNINMIVTLIYPIAMTNGLRFAIREGGRTVGAGVVTKVLQ
- the tusD gene encoding sulfurtransferase complex subunit TusD → MIFVILVTEAPYSNQNAYSAYLFTKAVIQTKNIVKNIFFYRNGVCNANKNIKFNNDEFNLINSWKKLSIKHHINLYICITSAKKRGLILEEKNSFYKNNFFGFKKEINNIIDTNFKITTLSTFTKLILTCDHLVQF
- the ung gene encoding uracil-DNA glycosylase; this translates as MNNKIFIWKNFFQQEKKKHYFIKLIQKINKDIKNNKIIYPKKKYIFNIFKKINFNNLKVVIIGQDPYYGFNQANGFAFSVMPNITIPPTLKNIYRALKLDIPEFIIPNHGYLINWVNEGVMLLNSILTVEKNKPQSHANIGWEIFTNNVIKIIDMNYNNIVFLLWGTYAKKKISFITSKNLVLTTSHPSPLSFYKGFYFCKHFSKTNKYLILKKKKPINWKIN
- the rplA gene encoding 50S ribosomal protein L1 — protein: MGKLTKRMDLMLKNINLKNQFSIEDAINNLKTLSKVKFIESIDISINLGINTKKTEQNIRGNVSLPYGNGKKIKFAVFASGKEAIKAKELGIELIGMNDLSKKITNGEKNFDIVISTPEAMDIVSKLGPILGPKGLMPNPKLGTITNNVSKIIKKICNGQINFRNDKNGIIHVSIGRINFENNKIKENLQTLLKILKKYKPTQLKGNYIKKIYISSTMGISMEITKDCMNLIN
- the rpsL gene encoding 30S ribosomal protein S12, which codes for MATINQLVRKNRKRKIVKTNVPALNSAPQKRGVCTKVYTTTPKKPNSALRKVCRVRLTNGFEVTSYISGEGHNLQEHSVILIRGGRVKDLPGVRYHTVRGALDCTGVKDRKQGRSKYGAKKPK
- the fkpA gene encoding FKBP-type peptidyl-prolyl cis-trans isomerase — its product is MKFFTKKVSIFIILLLSIGLNISTTNANAFTLNNVSWWNKNKSKNIIKKKIKNQKKKQNIKKKKKEIFFKDDNDKISYALGVIIGKHLTNTYQTQKILKIILNRKLILQGVSDSLDGKYKLSDNEIDIALQLYDSHTKDVMTPDETQDESKINEKIGQKYIKKFLKRKNVKKSKSGLVYKINKMGSGKKITNNNQIIVIKYTGKLIDGTEFDNTEPNKPLFIILQQVIDGWKEGLKYIKKGGKITLVVPPKLAYGSEIISGIPTNSTLIFEIELLDIKDSISKK
- the rplK gene encoding 50S ribosomal protein L11, which codes for MAKKIKTYVRLQVPAGNANPSPPIGPALGQHGVNIMNFCKIFNSKTSNLEKGMPIPVVITIYVDKTFTFITKTPPVSAIIKKILGIKKGSNKPKIEKIGVITQDQIRKIAEIKYIDMNGVNIKSMMSSIKGTALSMGLIIED
- the nusG gene encoding transcription termination/antitermination protein NusG, translated to MNKSLKKKWYVIQARSGFEHRIVQSLKEYIKIHNMDNYFGKILVPTEAIVEIRGGQKYKSDRKFFPGYILIHMMMQELSWHLVRSIPKVLGFIGGKSDNPLPISDKEVNIIISRLQKIGDKPRPKTIFDPGEIIRVKDGPFSDFNGTVEEVDYEKSRLKVSVSIFGRSTPVELDFRQVEKG
- the tusB gene encoding sulfurtransferase complex subunit TusB, whose amino-acid sequence is MLYTLFSSPASCNFSLLLNILNKNDNLLLIQDGVLAGLKNSIFMKEIIKKKQKIKILIFAINDDILARGLSLNISEKIIRINYIKFVSLIIKNKKQIIW
- the rpsF gene encoding 30S ribosomal protein S6 translates to MNYYEIVLMINPNQSDQINNIIKYYKKFILKNDGFISRFEDWGRRQLSYPILKLHKAHYILMNITLNNINIIKNLEKSLRINEYIIRYLIIRTKTERKNISCILKSRDEFQEKRHDVIKTI
- the tusC gene encoding sulfurtransferase complex subunit TusC, which produces MNKIAFIFSTSPYGNSLGKEGLDTVISISSLTEDIALFFIGDGILQIKKQQKPKEFLLKNYNISFSILKLCNIKKYFVCSKSLKILGLKNNNWIIPVKIIDPLIWYKKINNYNIILNF
- the rpsG gene encoding 30S ribosomal protein S7, translating into MPRRRIISQRKILPDPQFESDLLAKFINILMINGKKSIAESIVYSALSIIKKKIGKKEIDVFLNVLENVKPIVEVKSRRVGGSTYQVPVEIRPIRRNTLAMRWLVNAARKRHEKSMILKLTNELLDALENKGNAVKKREEIHKMAEANKAFAHYRW
- the secE gene encoding preprotein translocase subunit SecE is translated as MNIIEFKKNVNKYVTDTIKWFISIILLITILVLNYNYQNINLSIRLVWVFSILTLIIFIISFTNTGKKLFSFIYYARIEARKVIWPSYKNTWNTSLVIILIITIISIIFFILDNFLIYLISFLTGTRL
- the asd gene encoding aspartate-semialdehyde dehydrogenase → MKKVGFIGWRGMVGSVLINRMLKKKDFNNINAIFFSTSQYGEYINHFNIKNKNIKLENAYDFEKLFELDIIVTCQGSEYTNKIYFKLRQIGWNGYWIDAASNLRTLEDAVIILDPVNLEHIQQKLNMGVKTFVGGNCTVSLMLMALGGLFKNNLVDWISVSTYQAASGAGAKFMKELILQMQYISKNITNLIKKNSFNDNILSIEQEISKQMYSSKFPKNYFHVPLINNVIPWIDKKINNSGQTKEEWKGQFETNKILNTTKIIPIDGLCVRVATLRSHSQSFTIKLNKNLSIDNIHYLINSHNKWIKIISNNFDDTINYLTPSFINGKLDILVGRIKKLNIDKNCFSIFSVGDQLLWGASEPLRRMLKLLI